One genomic region from Amycolatopsis sp. FBCC-B4732 encodes:
- a CDS encoding phosphopantetheine-binding protein has translation MTTDHASATFDVVAELLAELVGDAEVLGIEITPDTTFHEDLQLESIDLVTFASILAEHFGADVNLAEHLAEKDLDDVIGLTVGDIARFVGERTCPR, from the coding sequence ATGACCACCGACCACGCGTCCGCGACGTTCGACGTCGTCGCCGAGCTGCTCGCCGAGCTCGTCGGCGACGCCGAGGTACTCGGCATCGAGATCACGCCCGACACGACGTTCCACGAGGACCTGCAGCTGGAGAGCATCGACCTGGTGACCTTCGCGAGCATCCTCGCCGAGCACTTCGGCGCCGACGTCAACCTCGCCGAACACCTGGCGGAGAAGGACCTCGACGACGTCATCGGCCTGACCGTCGGCGACATCGCCCGGTTCGTGGGGGAGCGCACGTGCCCACGATGA
- a CDS encoding alpha/beta fold hydrolase — protein sequence MPTMTVNGLRTNVQLVPAGGTETVVFLHGMGTDSLASFYLTLAPPVAAAGIDVISYDLRGHGKTERPVHGYTLGDFVADLDDLLVQLAVDRPVHLVGNSFGGTLAYSYAVANPSRVRSIVCIESEPATEVWAGKMSEILAHTMRFLQVEESFDWIEANFSAHHRRLARLAAERITSTKMAEEVPLGPLLTWDQVAAIGCPVLSILGSHGYQADDLEALTSLLPNGELHVFEGQGHSVLVEQHREVRELVLKWIDRHAA from the coding sequence GTGCCCACGATGACCGTCAACGGGCTGCGCACGAACGTGCAGCTCGTCCCCGCCGGCGGCACCGAGACCGTGGTGTTCCTGCACGGCATGGGCACCGACAGCCTGGCCAGCTTCTACCTGACGCTGGCGCCGCCGGTCGCGGCCGCGGGCATCGACGTGATCAGCTACGACCTGCGCGGGCACGGCAAGACCGAGCGCCCGGTGCACGGGTACACGCTCGGGGACTTCGTCGCCGACCTCGACGACCTGCTGGTGCAGCTGGCCGTCGACCGGCCGGTGCACCTGGTGGGCAACAGCTTCGGCGGCACGCTCGCCTACAGCTACGCCGTGGCGAACCCTTCGCGGGTCCGCAGCATCGTGTGCATCGAGTCCGAGCCGGCGACCGAGGTGTGGGCGGGCAAGATGAGCGAGATCCTCGCGCACACCATGCGGTTCCTGCAGGTCGAGGAGAGCTTCGACTGGATCGAGGCGAACTTCAGCGCACACCACCGGCGGCTGGCGCGGCTGGCGGCCGAGCGGATCACCTCGACGAAGATGGCCGAGGAGGTGCCGCTCGGGCCGTTGCTGACGTGGGACCAGGTGGCGGCGATCGGCTGCCCGGTGCTGTCCATCCTGGGCAGTCACGGCTACCAGGCCGACGACCTCGAAGCCTTGACGTCGTTGCTGCCGAACGGTGAGCTGCACGTCTTCGAGGGGCAGGGGCACTCGGTGCTGGTGGAGCAGCACCGCGAGGTGCGCGAGCTGGTGCTCAAGTGGATCGATCGGCACGCGGCGTGA
- a CDS encoding glycosyltransferase has protein sequence MDRSARGVKFLLVVPPLAGHVAPLLGVASVLEARGHSVAWCGPVPALSTVVPGRVFPAGDSAPFSLALRPPELRGFAALKYLWESYLVPLADAMVPGVLAAVAVFEPDVVVVDQQAMAGALVAARCGLPWATSASTSTELADPLGSLPKIASWVDDLQAGLRARHGVLLGDLRFSPHLVLAFTTRALAGESRLAVPVSYVGPALPSAPGEWSPVDDRPLVVVTLGTSNAAAGARFLAESVDALAGMPDVQGLVVDPSGRLISESVALARRIPQVAVFARASVVVCHGGHNTVCEALSAGVPLVVAPIRDDQSMLAQQVVTASAGVRVRFDRAKAGDLRRAIEAAGEYRPGAEEIRESFEAAGGAEEAATHLEALG, from the coding sequence GTGGATCGATCGGCACGCGGCGTGAAGTTCCTGCTGGTCGTCCCGCCGCTGGCCGGGCACGTGGCGCCGTTGCTCGGGGTGGCTTCGGTGCTGGAGGCGCGGGGGCACTCCGTGGCCTGGTGCGGCCCGGTGCCCGCACTGTCCACAGTGGTCCCCGGCCGGGTCTTCCCGGCCGGGGACTCCGCGCCGTTCTCGCTGGCGCTTCGGCCACCGGAGCTGCGCGGGTTCGCGGCGCTGAAGTACCTGTGGGAGTCCTACCTGGTGCCATTGGCGGACGCGATGGTGCCCGGCGTGCTGGCGGCCGTCGCCGTGTTCGAGCCGGACGTCGTCGTGGTGGACCAGCAGGCGATGGCGGGCGCCCTGGTGGCCGCGCGGTGCGGGCTGCCGTGGGCGACGTCGGCGTCGACGTCGACCGAGCTGGCCGACCCGCTGGGCTCGCTGCCGAAGATCGCGTCCTGGGTGGACGACCTGCAGGCGGGGTTGCGCGCCCGGCACGGCGTGCTGCTCGGCGACCTGAGGTTCTCTCCGCACCTGGTGCTGGCGTTCACGACCCGGGCACTGGCCGGCGAATCCCGGCTGGCGGTGCCGGTGTCCTACGTCGGCCCGGCGCTGCCTTCAGCGCCCGGTGAGTGGTCCCCTGTGGACGATCGGCCGCTGGTCGTGGTGACGCTGGGGACGTCGAACGCGGCGGCCGGGGCGCGGTTCCTCGCCGAGAGCGTGGACGCGCTGGCCGGGATGCCGGACGTGCAGGGGCTGGTGGTGGATCCCTCCGGGCGCCTGATCAGTGAAAGTGTCGCGCTGGCCCGGCGGATCCCGCAGGTGGCGGTGTTCGCGCGCGCGTCGGTGGTGGTCTGCCACGGCGGGCACAACACGGTGTGTGAAGCGCTTTCCGCCGGGGTCCCGCTGGTGGTGGCACCGATCCGGGACGACCAGTCGATGCTGGCCCAGCAGGTGGTCACGGCGTCGGCGGGCGTGCGGGTGCGGTTCGACCGTGCGAAGGCGGGCGATCTCCGGCGGGCGATCGAAGCGGCCGGGGAGTACCGGCCTGGGGCCGAGGAGATCCGGGAGTCGTTCGAGGCCGCGGGTGGCGCGGAGGAAGCGGCAACCCACCTGGAGGCACTGGGTTAG
- a CDS encoding ABC transporter permease: MTQARHRAAVSALGDPTAWPESGFWTQVRVLAGRSLRTAFGDRRLVFFGLLQPVVLLLLFSQVFSGVGALPGVAAYQGYVNFLVPATLVNIAMTTAMSSGAGLLAEIYGGFTGRLRCLPISLVSVLVARTLADSARLAVQLVVTALASVLFLGFRPAGGVLGLGLALLLTLVVGWCLSWVFVAITTWLRKAETLQAASFVVMFPLMFSSSAYMPLDTMPAWVRAVSAVNPLTYAIDATRALALARPIGWSVLTALVIAAVAAVAGSTLAARTFRNRG, encoded by the coding sequence GTGACGCAGGCACGGCACCGGGCGGCCGTCTCCGCGCTCGGCGATCCCACGGCGTGGCCGGAATCCGGCTTCTGGACGCAGGTCCGCGTGCTGGCCGGCCGTTCGCTGCGCACGGCGTTCGGCGACCGGCGGCTGGTCTTCTTCGGACTGTTGCAGCCGGTGGTCCTGCTGTTGCTGTTCAGCCAGGTGTTCAGCGGCGTCGGCGCCCTGCCGGGCGTGGCGGCGTACCAGGGTTACGTGAACTTCCTGGTGCCGGCGACGCTGGTGAACATCGCGATGACGACGGCGATGAGCTCGGGCGCGGGCCTGCTGGCGGAGATCTACGGCGGCTTCACCGGCCGGCTCCGCTGCCTGCCGATCTCGCTGGTCTCGGTGCTGGTCGCCCGCACCCTGGCCGACTCCGCGCGGCTGGCCGTCCAGCTGGTGGTGACGGCGCTGGCGAGCGTGCTGTTCCTCGGCTTCCGCCCGGCGGGCGGCGTGCTGGGCCTCGGGCTGGCGCTGCTGCTGACGCTGGTGGTGGGCTGGTGCCTGAGCTGGGTGTTCGTCGCGATCACGACGTGGCTGCGCAAGGCGGAAACCCTGCAGGCGGCGTCGTTCGTGGTGATGTTCCCGCTGATGTTCTCCTCGAGCGCGTACATGCCGCTGGACACGATGCCGGCATGGGTCCGGGCGGTCTCGGCGGTCAACCCGCTGACGTACGCGATCGACGCGACCCGCGCGCTGGCACTGGCCCGCCCGATCGGCTGGTCGGTGCTGACGGCCCTGGTGATCGCGGCGGTGGCCGCGGTGGCGGGCTCGACCCTGGCCGCCCGCACCTTCCGCAATCGCGGCTAA
- a CDS encoding ATP-binding cassette domain-containing protein, which translates to MNQPVIAVTDLAKQYGEVTALAGISLTVARGAVLAVLGHNGAGKTTLIDILSTRVRPSAGTARVCGYDVVQRGRAVRRRIGVTGQFAAVDDALSGRGNLVLIARLLGAKPRQAQARAAELIASFGLEDAADRRAGTYSGGMRRRLDLAAGLVGAPQVLFLDEPTTGLDPVSRSGLWSIVEGLAARGTTVVLTTQYLEEADRLADHVVVLGLGHITVSGTPAQLKGRLGNRTATLTFGTELALQRAVDALSRLGMAAGRTGLVLAVPLTGPGDIPVLVRALDTAGAPLRDLTVTEPTLDDVYLSLHRTAVGW; encoded by the coding sequence ATGAACCAGCCGGTCATCGCCGTGACCGACCTCGCGAAGCAGTACGGCGAAGTCACCGCGCTCGCCGGGATCAGCCTGACCGTCGCCCGCGGCGCGGTGCTGGCGGTCCTCGGCCACAACGGCGCCGGGAAGACCACGCTGATCGACATCCTCAGCACCCGCGTCCGGCCGAGTGCGGGCACGGCCCGCGTGTGCGGCTACGACGTCGTGCAACGCGGGCGCGCGGTCCGGCGGCGGATCGGGGTGACCGGCCAGTTCGCCGCGGTCGACGACGCCCTGTCCGGGCGCGGGAACCTCGTGCTGATCGCGCGGCTGCTGGGCGCGAAACCGCGGCAGGCGCAGGCGCGGGCCGCCGAGCTGATCGCGTCCTTCGGCCTCGAAGACGCCGCCGACCGGCGGGCCGGCACGTATTCCGGCGGCATGCGGCGGCGGCTGGACCTGGCCGCGGGCCTCGTCGGCGCGCCCCAGGTGCTGTTCCTCGACGAACCGACGACCGGGCTGGACCCGGTGAGCCGGTCCGGGCTGTGGTCGATCGTGGAAGGGCTCGCGGCGCGCGGCACGACCGTCGTGCTCACCACCCAGTACCTCGAAGAGGCCGACCGGCTGGCCGACCACGTCGTCGTCCTCGGCCTCGGGCACATCACGGTGTCCGGGACGCCGGCGCAGCTCAAGGGGCGCCTGGGCAACCGGACGGCGACGCTGACGTTCGGCACCGAGCTGGCGCTGCAGCGGGCCGTGGACGCGTTGTCCCGCTTGGGAATGGCGGCCGGGCGCACCGGGCTCGTCCTCGCCGTGCCGCTGACCGGGCCCGGCGACATCCCCGTGCTGGTGCGCGCGCTCGACACGGCGGGCGCGCCGCTGCGGGACCTGACGGTGACCGAGCCGACGCTCGACGACGTCTACCTGTCCCTGCACCGGACGGCGGTCGGCTGGTGA
- a CDS encoding DUF6801 domain-containing protein, with the protein MRFSWKSRKPAYGLAAATVAGVAATVVLVGAGPTEAAPVSLTLNYNCPFPLIGDQVLAVKIDTNLPDNAVAGASSTPITFDVDVTVPETATEGLALVGATSLDGSAKAAAQLKYPVDKTLNLNLPLTIASTPVPPSGAFHVKSSGKAPAVTFPSPGTASVTVGNFSTTMTPRTADGQPTDLGTFTSDCVAVPGQNQQLGTFEIKPAGGTTTPTTPTTPTTPTTPTTPTTEPTTPTTEPTTPTTEPTTPTTEPTTPTTEPTTPTTEPTTPTTEPTTPTTEPTTPTTEPTTPTTEPTTPTTEPTTPTTEPTTPTTEPTTPTTEPTTPTTEPTTPTTEPSTPTSEPTTQPTTPPGGVEVKYSVKGKSVLKQLHATLPLGPGSLDAKLDAASGKFGAQLALPKSDVDFRVLGFIPASATVKLDQAGAINGTLTGGAVKANARIDVQLTKVRVFGFPILQSKSCHTVKPADVPLVSAPGFDPLKGGKLTATYGIPQFTGCGFLTGLISGLTSGPGNKLEVTLTKK; encoded by the coding sequence GTGAGATTTTCGTGGAAGTCGAGAAAGCCCGCGTACGGCTTGGCCGCCGCTACCGTCGCGGGGGTCGCGGCGACCGTCGTGCTCGTCGGGGCCGGGCCGACCGAGGCCGCGCCGGTGAGCTTGACGTTGAACTACAACTGCCCGTTCCCGCTGATCGGCGACCAGGTGCTGGCGGTGAAGATCGACACGAACCTGCCCGACAACGCCGTCGCGGGTGCCTCGTCGACGCCGATCACCTTCGACGTCGACGTCACCGTGCCGGAGACCGCCACCGAGGGCCTCGCCCTGGTCGGCGCCACCTCGCTCGACGGCTCGGCGAAGGCCGCGGCGCAGCTCAAGTACCCGGTCGACAAAACGCTGAACCTGAACCTGCCGCTGACCATCGCGTCGACGCCGGTGCCGCCCTCGGGCGCGTTCCACGTCAAGAGCAGCGGCAAGGCGCCGGCGGTGACGTTCCCCAGCCCCGGCACCGCGTCGGTGACGGTCGGGAACTTCAGCACCACGATGACCCCGCGCACGGCGGACGGCCAGCCGACCGACCTGGGCACGTTCACCTCGGACTGCGTCGCCGTCCCGGGCCAGAACCAGCAGCTGGGCACGTTCGAGATCAAGCCGGCGGGCGGCACCACGACGCCGACGACCCCGACCACGCCCACGACGCCGACCACGCCGACGACTCCCACCACGGAGCCGACGACCCCGACGACGGAGCCGACCACTCCGACCACGGAGCCGACGACTCCCACGACGGAGCCCACGACTCCGACGACCGAGCCGACCACTCCGACTACGGAGCCGACGACTCCCACGACGGAGCCGACGACCCCGACCACGGAACCGACGACTCCCACCACGGAGCCGACGACCCCGACGACGGAGCCCACGACTCCCACGACGGAGCCGACCACTCCGACGACCGAGCCGACGACCCCGACCACGGAGCCGACCACTCCCACCACGGAGCCCACCACGCCGACGACGGAGCCGACCACGCCGACCACGGAACCGTCGACGCCCACCAGCGAGCCGACGACCCAGCCGACCACGCCGCCGGGCGGCGTCGAGGTCAAGTACTCGGTCAAGGGCAAGTCGGTCCTCAAGCAGCTGCACGCCACGCTGCCGCTCGGCCCGGGCAGCCTGGACGCGAAGCTCGACGCCGCGTCCGGCAAGTTCGGCGCCCAGCTCGCGCTGCCGAAGTCGGACGTGGACTTCCGCGTCCTCGGCTTCATCCCGGCGTCCGCGACGGTGAAGCTCGACCAGGCCGGTGCGATCAACGGCACGCTCACCGGCGGTGCGGTCAAGGCGAACGCGCGGATCGACGTCCAGCTGACCAAGGTGCGGGTCTTCGGATTCCCGATCCTGCAGTCGAAGTCGTGCCACACGGTGAAGCCGGCCGACGTGCCGCTCGTCTCGGCGCCCGGGTTCGACCCGCTCAAGGGCGGCAAGCTGACCGCGACGTACGGCATCCCGCAGTTCACCGGGTGCGGGTTCCTGACCGGGCTGATCAGCGGGCTCACCTCCGGCCCCGGCAACAAGCTGGAAGTGACCCTCACCAAGAAGTGA
- a CDS encoding ABC transporter permease: MTTLLSEAPRKAANGLREFGRMCAMGLDIVLAMFRRPYQVREFVEQFWFIASVSIMPAILVSIPFGAVISLQLGSLTSQIGAQQFNGAASVLAVVQQASPIVTTLIIAGAGGSAICADLGARSIREEIAAMEVLGVSPIHRLVVPRVQAAVGVSVLLNGLVSVVGVLGGYFFNVIIQGGTPGAYLASFNALAQLPDLVVSSVKAVIFGYLAGVVASYRGLNPKGGPKGVGDVVNQSVVITFLLLFFVNTVLTALYLQLVPAKGT, encoded by the coding sequence ATGACCACCCTGCTCAGCGAAGCTCCCCGGAAAGCGGCCAACGGCCTGCGCGAATTCGGGCGCATGTGCGCCATGGGCCTCGACATCGTCCTCGCGATGTTCCGCCGCCCGTACCAGGTCCGCGAATTCGTCGAGCAGTTCTGGTTCATCGCCAGCGTGTCCATCATGCCGGCGATCCTGGTGTCCATCCCGTTCGGCGCGGTCATCTCGCTGCAGCTCGGGTCGCTCACCAGCCAGATCGGCGCCCAGCAGTTCAACGGCGCCGCCAGCGTCCTGGCCGTCGTGCAGCAGGCGAGCCCGATCGTGACGACGCTGATCATCGCCGGCGCGGGCGGCAGCGCCATCTGCGCCGACCTCGGCGCACGCAGCATCCGCGAGGAGATCGCCGCGATGGAGGTGCTCGGCGTCTCGCCGATCCACCGGCTGGTCGTGCCGCGGGTGCAGGCCGCCGTCGGCGTTTCCGTGCTGCTCAACGGCTTGGTCAGCGTCGTCGGCGTGCTGGGCGGCTACTTCTTCAACGTGATCATCCAAGGCGGCACGCCCGGCGCGTACCTGGCCAGCTTCAACGCCCTCGCGCAGCTGCCGGACCTCGTCGTCAGCTCCGTCAAAGCGGTGATCTTCGGCTACCTCGCCGGGGTGGTCGCGTCCTACCGCGGCCTGAACCCGAAGGGCGGCCCCAAGGGCGTCGGCGACGTCGTCAACCAGTCCGTCGTCATCACCTTCCTGCTGCTGTTCTTCGTCAACACCGTGCTGACCGCGCTGTACCTGCAGCTCGTCCCGGCGAAGGGAACCTGA
- a CDS encoding ABC transporter permease, translating to MFYVRAIAAVPLAVTRYFREVVRLLAEVTFGSGALAVIGGTIGVMVGLCVFTGVTVGLQGFSALNQINISAMTGFLTAYFNTREIAPLVAGLALSSTVGSGFTAQLGAMRISEEIDALEVMAVRSMPYLVTTRIVAGFIAIIPLYVIGLLISYLGSRLTTVVFFGQSGGTYDHYFTLFLPPGDVLWSFGKVLVFSVGVILTHCFYGYRASGGPAGVGVAVGRAVRTSIVLISVLDLFLSLAIWGATTTVKVSG from the coding sequence ATGTTCTACGTCCGGGCGATCGCGGCCGTCCCGCTCGCGGTGACCCGCTACTTCCGCGAAGTGGTGCGGCTGCTGGCGGAAGTGACGTTCGGCAGCGGCGCGCTCGCGGTGATCGGCGGCACGATCGGCGTGATGGTCGGGCTGTGCGTGTTCACCGGCGTCACCGTGGGCCTGCAGGGGTTCAGCGCGCTGAACCAGATCAACATCTCGGCGATGACCGGGTTCCTGACGGCGTACTTCAACACGCGCGAGATCGCGCCACTCGTCGCCGGGCTCGCGCTTTCGTCCACAGTGGGCAGTGGCTTCACCGCGCAGCTGGGCGCCATGCGGATCTCGGAGGAGATCGACGCGCTCGAGGTGATGGCCGTGCGGAGCATGCCGTACCTGGTCACCACCCGGATCGTCGCGGGGTTCATCGCGATCATCCCGCTGTACGTCATCGGGCTGCTGATCTCCTACTTGGGCTCGCGGCTGACCACCGTCGTCTTCTTCGGCCAGTCCGGCGGCACCTACGACCACTACTTCACGCTGTTCCTGCCGCCCGGTGACGTGCTGTGGTCGTTCGGCAAGGTGCTCGTCTTCAGCGTCGGCGTGATCCTGACCCACTGCTTCTACGGCTACCGCGCTTCCGGCGGGCCGGCCGGGGTGGGCGTCGCGGTCGGCCGGGCCGTGCGGACGTCGATCGTGCTGATCAGCGTGCTCGACCTGTTCCTGTCCCTGGCCATCTGGGGCGCGACGACGACGGTGAAGGTGTCCGGATGA
- a CDS encoding MCE family protein produces MSRFATQLAGVAFLGVLVLLGYLAVAIYDKDFDDAELVTLKADRVGNQLAPTAEVKVKGVPFGEVRAVRSTRTGAEIDLALDPAKIGQLPGNVSARLLPKTVFGERYVNLVLPDRPQGKLAAGDVIAQDRSSSAIELERVLGDLLPLLRAVQPQKLNSSLGAISQALDNRGQPIGDSIVKLQDLLAQLNPLMPQFKADITGLANAADVYTTAAPDILQALTDLSTTAKTIADTRADLDNLYTSVTSATGHLNDFLRKNKDNIIGVSAAGRPSLELLSQYSPEFPCLFDAVNRLKPLMEKALGKGTNEPGLHVTLTVQDPRDKYVPGRDTPRFDATGGPKCYGGGAAASGAAFATDGDLGPANSPGERQLVAELLKPALGAVPDWSSVLIGPALRGTEVTVR; encoded by the coding sequence ATGAGCCGCTTCGCCACGCAGCTCGCCGGGGTCGCGTTCCTCGGCGTGCTCGTGCTGCTCGGCTACCTCGCGGTCGCGATCTACGACAAGGACTTCGACGACGCCGAGCTGGTGACGCTGAAAGCGGATCGGGTCGGCAACCAGCTCGCGCCGACCGCCGAGGTCAAGGTCAAGGGCGTGCCGTTCGGCGAGGTCCGGGCGGTGCGCAGCACGCGCACCGGCGCCGAGATCGACCTGGCGCTCGACCCGGCGAAGATCGGCCAGCTGCCCGGCAACGTCTCCGCGCGGCTGCTGCCGAAAACCGTCTTCGGCGAGCGGTACGTCAACCTCGTGCTGCCCGACCGTCCACAGGGGAAGCTCGCCGCGGGCGACGTCATCGCGCAGGACCGCTCGTCGAGCGCGATCGAGCTCGAACGCGTCCTCGGCGACCTGCTGCCGCTGCTGCGCGCGGTCCAGCCGCAGAAGCTGAACAGCTCCCTCGGCGCGATCTCGCAGGCCCTCGACAACCGGGGGCAGCCGATCGGCGACAGCATCGTGAAGCTGCAGGACCTGCTGGCCCAGCTGAACCCGCTGATGCCGCAGTTCAAGGCGGACATCACCGGCCTGGCGAACGCGGCGGACGTCTACACCACCGCCGCGCCGGACATCCTGCAGGCGCTCACCGACCTGTCGACCACCGCGAAGACCATTGCAGACACCCGAGCCGACCTCGACAACCTCTACACGAGCGTCACCAGCGCCACCGGGCACCTGAACGACTTCCTGCGGAAGAACAAGGACAACATCATCGGTGTCTCCGCCGCCGGCCGCCCGTCGCTGGAGCTGCTTTCCCAGTACTCGCCCGAGTTCCCGTGCCTGTTCGACGCGGTGAACCGGCTCAAGCCGCTGATGGAGAAGGCATTGGGCAAGGGCACGAACGAGCCGGGGCTGCACGTCACGCTCACCGTGCAGGACCCGCGCGACAAGTACGTCCCCGGCCGGGACACCCCGCGCTTCGACGCCACCGGCGGCCCGAAGTGCTACGGCGGCGGGGCGGCGGCCTCGGGCGCCGCCTTCGCGACCGACGGTGACCTCGGGCCGGCCAACTCCCCGGGGGAGCGGCAGCTCGTCGCCGAGCTCCTGAAGCCGGCGCTGGGCGCCGTGCCGGACTGGAGCAGCGTCCTGATCGGACCGGCGCTGCGCGGAACGGAGGTGACCGTCCGATGA
- a CDS encoding MCE family protein, with translation MRSIAGPAIKGLIFFLVTAVATGVLAITIANAGVGSTIGYTARFTDATSVNPGDEVRMAGVRIGQVDAVRVVEHRLADVDFSVDLTHRLTASAAVTIRYRNLVGQRYLSVDPGATDTSPTLAEGAEIPLDRTTPALDLTALFNGFKPLFQALSPNDVNQLSSEIIQVLQGEGSTIESLLRHTASLTSTLAGKDAVIGQVIGNLNTVLDTVNAQGDQFDALVDTTAQLVTGLAADAKPIGQAIGGLGELTTATAGLLEQGRQPLKDSITALGDLSKNLADNTPVFQQFVDNLPKKLDRIGTLFSYGSWANFYLCSVETDAKPAPGGPPPGIPVTAGRCR, from the coding sequence ATGAGGAGCATCGCTGGTCCGGCGATCAAGGGCCTGATCTTCTTTCTCGTCACCGCGGTCGCGACCGGCGTGCTGGCCATCACGATCGCCAACGCCGGCGTCGGCTCGACGATCGGGTACACCGCCCGGTTCACCGACGCGACGTCGGTCAACCCCGGCGACGAGGTCCGCATGGCCGGCGTCCGGATCGGCCAGGTCGACGCGGTCCGGGTCGTCGAGCACCGCCTCGCCGACGTCGACTTCTCCGTCGACCTCACGCACCGCCTGACCGCGTCGGCCGCGGTCACCATCCGCTACCGCAACCTGGTCGGGCAGCGGTACCTCTCGGTCGACCCCGGCGCCACGGACACCTCGCCGACGCTGGCCGAGGGCGCCGAGATCCCGCTGGACCGGACCACGCCGGCGCTCGACCTCACCGCGTTGTTCAACGGCTTCAAGCCGCTCTTCCAGGCGCTCTCGCCCAACGACGTCAACCAGCTCTCGTCCGAGATCATCCAGGTGCTGCAGGGCGAGGGGAGCACGATCGAAAGCCTGTTGCGGCACACGGCGTCGCTGACGTCCACATTGGCCGGGAAAGACGCCGTCATCGGACAGGTGATCGGCAACCTCAACACCGTCCTCGACACCGTGAACGCCCAGGGCGACCAGTTCGACGCGCTGGTCGACACCACCGCGCAGCTGGTCACCGGCCTCGCCGCGGACGCGAAGCCGATCGGGCAGGCGATCGGCGGGCTCGGCGAGCTGACCACCGCCACCGCCGGGCTGCTGGAGCAGGGGCGGCAGCCGCTCAAGGACAGCATCACCGCGCTCGGGGACCTGTCGAAGAACCTGGCCGACAACACCCCGGTGTTCCAGCAGTTCGTCGACAACCTGCCGAAGAAGCTCGACCGGATCGGCACGCTGTTCTCCTACGGCTCGTGGGCGAACTTCTACCTCTGCTCGGTGGAGACCGACGCGAAACCGGCGCCCGGCGGCCCGCCGCCCGGCATTCCCGTCACGGCCGGGAGGTGCCGGTGA
- a CDS encoding MCE family protein, whose protein sequence is MKPPRVKPFRSRNPIAVGAVTALVMALFGSATFFSDDLPLVGGGTTYRAEFHEAAGLKPNDEVRVAGVKVGEVTDVRLAGDHVEVLFRVKDTWVGNRTTAAIKIKTLLGQKNLVLDPVGNGELDPAQPIPPERTSSPYDVTTVFNDLAGTVGAIDTDQLAQAFRTLSDTLGASAPQDVRTAFDGIAALSQTLASRDDELVKLFQNTNQVSKTLGERTGQIEALIRDGNTLLTELNARKDAIAQLFGGIKNLSIQLRGLVADNQKTLGPALDQLDRVAGVLQQNQGKLEDSLRLAGPFYRLLGNAVGNGRWIDTYICGLIPTGTTPGSCLPPKNGGR, encoded by the coding sequence GTGAAACCGCCCCGCGTCAAGCCGTTCCGCTCGCGGAACCCGATCGCCGTCGGTGCGGTGACCGCGCTGGTGATGGCCCTGTTCGGCAGCGCCACCTTCTTCTCCGACGACCTGCCGCTCGTCGGCGGCGGCACCACGTACCGGGCGGAGTTCCACGAGGCCGCCGGGCTGAAGCCGAATGACGAGGTCCGGGTGGCCGGGGTGAAGGTCGGCGAGGTCACCGACGTGCGGCTGGCCGGCGACCACGTCGAGGTGCTGTTCCGGGTCAAGGACACCTGGGTCGGGAACCGGACGACGGCGGCGATCAAGATCAAGACGCTGCTGGGCCAGAAGAACCTCGTGCTCGACCCGGTCGGCAACGGCGAGCTGGACCCGGCACAGCCCATCCCGCCCGAGCGCACGAGCTCGCCCTACGACGTCACCACGGTCTTCAACGACCTGGCCGGCACGGTCGGCGCGATCGACACCGACCAGCTCGCACAGGCGTTCCGCACGCTGTCCGACACGCTCGGCGCGTCGGCCCCGCAGGACGTGCGGACCGCGTTCGACGGCATCGCCGCCCTGTCGCAAACGCTTGCCTCGCGCGACGATGAGCTGGTCAAGCTGTTCCAGAACACCAACCAGGTGTCGAAGACGCTCGGCGAGCGCACCGGCCAGATCGAGGCGCTGATCCGCGACGGCAACACGCTGCTGACCGAGCTGAACGCGCGCAAGGACGCGATCGCGCAGCTGTTCGGCGGCATCAAGAACCTCTCGATCCAGCTGCGTGGGCTGGTCGCGGACAACCAGAAGACGCTCGGCCCGGCGCTCGACCAGCTCGACCGCGTCGCAGGAGTGCTGCAGCAGAACCAAGGGAAGCTCGAGGACAGCCTGCGCCTGGCCGGGCCGTTCTACCGGCTGCTCGGCAACGCCGTCGGCAACGGCCGGTGGATCGACACCTACATCTGCGGCCTGATCCCCACCGGCACCACGCCGGGAAGCTGCCTGCCGCCGAAGAACGGGGGACGCTGA